One genomic segment of Desulforamulus reducens MI-1 includes these proteins:
- the dnaG gene encoding DNA primase — MAGRIPDSVIEEIRQRTDIVEVISRFIHVEKRGKNYLALCPFHQEKTPSFNINPERQMFHCFGCGVGGNVFKFLMMVEGLSFPESVRSLGTKLGIEVPEEISPKERVKQGKKDRAFKIYGLARDFYHFLLTKEIGIGAIRYLESRNLTDKTRETFELGFAPLGWDSLTGFLTAKGISGEELTKLGLVQKKESGGYYDRFRNRIMFPIWDNQGRVVGFGGRTMGEDNPKYLNSPEGEYFNKGQLLYGLHIARKGIREQGYAVLMEGYMDVVSTYQHGVTNAVASLGTAFTRDQGKILMMYTHDVVIAYDADTAGIKAATRAADILQELGCQVRIATIVGAKDPDEYIQSHGLEGWQSIIDHAMPLVQYKLLQAAQKHGLQNAGAKQRILREVLPNLASVASAIELEETVKQAATVLQVNWETVLEEIKKYKRNSRKKSQIEDNFAKESHNISSARYFAPVRPKDARSNAEAGVLRFALENKEYLERILQELGNDFFQNNVYQRIFDVHLGNKEQNSARLLDELDESSQRIVSSLLVQEIPGENMDQILSDFINTIKRTREKAKLDDLLMQLAAAEKSGDTERVIELSRKINLTMKSEGPERGVAT, encoded by the coding sequence ATGGCTGGAAGGATCCCGGATTCCGTTATTGAAGAAATCAGGCAAAGAACTGACATTGTCGAAGTCATTTCCAGGTTTATACATGTGGAAAAACGCGGCAAGAACTATCTGGCCCTTTGCCCCTTTCACCAGGAAAAGACACCTTCCTTTAACATTAACCCAGAGCGACAGATGTTTCACTGCTTTGGATGTGGTGTTGGGGGAAATGTCTTTAAATTTCTTATGATGGTGGAAGGTCTTTCTTTCCCTGAATCTGTGAGGTCTTTGGGGACTAAACTTGGTATAGAGGTTCCCGAAGAAATTTCACCGAAAGAAAGGGTTAAACAGGGAAAAAAGGATAGGGCTTTTAAAATATATGGATTAGCCAGGGATTTTTACCATTTTCTTCTTACCAAAGAAATTGGTATTGGGGCCATCAGATATCTGGAGTCCCGAAACCTGACTGATAAAACAAGGGAAACCTTTGAGTTGGGGTTTGCACCGTTAGGATGGGATTCATTAACCGGCTTTTTAACTGCCAAGGGAATTTCTGGCGAGGAACTCACAAAGCTGGGCCTGGTACAAAAAAAGGAATCTGGTGGTTATTACGATAGGTTTAGAAATCGAATCATGTTTCCCATCTGGGATAATCAGGGCCGGGTAGTTGGCTTTGGCGGCAGAACCATGGGTGAGGATAATCCGAAGTACCTAAATTCCCCGGAAGGTGAATACTTCAATAAAGGCCAGCTTCTTTATGGGTTGCATATTGCCCGTAAGGGCATTCGGGAACAGGGCTACGCTGTATTAATGGAAGGGTATATGGATGTTGTTTCCACCTACCAACATGGCGTTACCAATGCAGTGGCCTCATTGGGGACTGCTTTTACACGCGACCAGGGTAAGATACTCATGATGTATACCCATGATGTTGTTATCGCCTATGATGCTGATACAGCTGGGATAAAAGCAGCAACCCGTGCAGCAGATATTCTCCAAGAATTGGGTTGCCAGGTGAGGATCGCCACCATTGTAGGTGCAAAGGACCCAGATGAATATATTCAAAGTCATGGTCTGGAAGGATGGCAAAGCATAATTGATCATGCAATGCCTTTAGTACAATACAAGCTTTTACAGGCTGCTCAAAAGCATGGCCTACAAAATGCAGGGGCAAAGCAAAGAATACTCCGGGAGGTGCTACCCAATTTGGCTTCTGTGGCCAGTGCCATTGAATTAGAAGAAACAGTTAAACAAGCGGCCACGGTTTTACAAGTAAATTGGGAGACCGTGCTGGAGGAAATTAAAAAGTATAAAAGGAATTCCAGAAAAAAATCCCAAATAGAGGATAATTTTGCAAAAGAAAGCCATAATATATCGAGTGCACGGTATTTTGCTCCTGTTCGTCCCAAGGACGCGAGATCTAATGCAGAAGCAGGTGTTCTAAGGTTTGCTTTGGAAAATAAAGAATACCTGGAAAGAATTCTACAGGAGTTGGGCAATGACTTTTTTCAAAATAATGTTTACCAGAGAATATTTGATGTCCACCTAGGGAACAAGGAACAAAATTCCGCCAGACTGTTGGATGAATTAGACGAATCCTCCCAAAGGATTGTCAGCAGTTTGCTGGTGCAAGAAATTCCAGGGGAGAATATGGATCAAATACTTTCTGACTTTATTAATACCATAAAAAGAACCAGAGAAAAAGCAAAACTTGATGATTTGTTGATGCAATTGGCTGCTGCGGAGAAAAGCGGAGATACCGAACGGGTAATCGAGCTGAGTCGAAAGATTAATCTTACCATGAAATCCGAGGGGCCCGAAAGGGGAGTGGCAACATGA
- a CDS encoding deoxyguanosinetriphosphate triphosphohydrolase translates to MEFRQQTEELEAKFLSSFACLSAKSKGRERQEEPCPVRTAFQRDRDRIIHSKAFRRLKLKTQVFIIPEGDHYRTRLTHTLEVAQIARTCAKALRLNEDLTEAIALGHDLGHTPFGHAGEQVLDKVYSRGFKHNEQSLRVVRQLEGDQGLNLSREVLDGIVHHTGPCKPETLEGQIVKIADRIAYINHDIDDALRAGILNLQDLPWDCLDTLGVRHSQRINTMVYDLIQSSVGKPEITMSQRIQEAMERLRTFMFEHVYIGSEAKNEEDKARHVVKELYLYYIENYHHLPGEMRKRIEQEEVSRVVVDYIAGMTDRYAVAQYKNLFIPKGFPL, encoded by the coding sequence ATGGAATTTAGGCAGCAAACTGAAGAATTAGAAGCGAAATTTTTGTCGTCCTTTGCCTGCCTCAGTGCAAAGAGCAAAGGCAGGGAAAGACAGGAAGAGCCATGTCCTGTAAGAACAGCATTTCAACGGGACAGGGATAGGATCATTCATTCCAAAGCCTTTCGACGTTTAAAATTAAAAACTCAGGTATTCATCATCCCCGAGGGGGATCATTACCGCACACGATTAACCCATACCCTTGAGGTTGCCCAAATTGCCAGAACCTGTGCCAAGGCTCTTAGGTTAAATGAGGATTTGACTGAGGCCATAGCATTAGGCCATGACCTTGGGCACACTCCCTTTGGTCATGCCGGTGAGCAGGTGTTAGATAAGGTCTACAGCCGAGGCTTTAAACACAACGAGCAGAGCCTCCGAGTGGTCAGACAATTGGAAGGAGATCAGGGGTTAAATCTTTCCCGTGAAGTTCTTGATGGTATTGTTCACCATACTGGACCATGCAAGCCGGAAACCCTGGAGGGTCAAATAGTAAAAATAGCAGATCGAATTGCCTATATCAACCACGATATTGATGATGCCTTAAGAGCAGGGATATTAAACCTTCAAGATCTACCCTGGGATTGTTTAGACACCTTGGGAGTAAGGCATAGCCAACGCATTAATACAATGGTTTACGATTTGATACAATCAAGTGTAGGCAAACCAGAAATTACCATGAGCCAAAGAATCCAGGAGGCAATGGAACGGTTAAGAACTTTTATGTTTGAACATGTATATATTGGTTCTGAAGCAAAAAATGAAGAAGATAAGGCAAGACATGTGGTAAAGGAGCTTTACCTGTATTACATTGAAAATTACCACCATTTGCCTGGAGAGATGCGAAAAAGGATTGAGCAAGAGGAAGTTTCTAGGGTGGTGGTGGATTATATCGCCGGAATGACAGATCGTTATGCCGTTGCCCAATATAAAAATTTGTTTATTCCCAAAGGATTTCCTCTATGA
- a CDS encoding flavodoxin family protein, whose translation MLILGLNGSPNTNGNTAFMLNKALEAAKELGADTKLIHVAEHVATADPLFCNACSNPCAGVCYQGTSLGDLLELIKTADGIILGSPVYFGTVAAPMKLLWDKSRALRKEKALVDVVGAAISVGASRFGGQELTLRSLQDIMLVHGMTLVGDGAFENDPGHHGACAQRPADGDPQAAERCRVLGRRVAEVALATASLRKRKKG comes from the coding sequence ATGCTGATACTAGGTTTGAATGGAAGTCCTAATACCAATGGCAATACGGCATTTATGCTGAACAAAGCACTGGAAGCAGCAAAGGAACTGGGTGCAGATACCAAGCTTATTCATGTGGCAGAACATGTGGCAACAGCTGACCCATTGTTTTGTAACGCCTGCAGCAATCCCTGCGCAGGAGTATGCTATCAAGGCACATCTCTGGGTGATCTGTTGGAATTAATCAAAACAGCAGATGGTATTATCCTGGGCAGTCCGGTTTATTTTGGCACCGTTGCTGCACCTATGAAGCTTCTGTGGGATAAAAGCAGGGCCCTAAGAAAAGAAAAAGCCTTAGTTGATGTTGTGGGGGCGGCCATCTCAGTTGGTGCTTCACGCTTTGGTGGACAGGAACTGACGTTACGTTCTTTACAGGATATTATGCTGGTACATGGAATGACCCTTGTGGGGGACGGAGCTTTTGAAAATGACCCAGGGCATCACGGAGCCTGTGCCCAAAGGCCTGCCGATGGCGATCCACAGGCTGCAGAACGCTGCCGGGTCTTAGGTCGTCGTGTGGCCGAGGTAGCCCTAGCTACTGCTTCCCTGAGAAAGAGGAAAAAAGGATAG
- the ppsA gene encoding phosphoenolpyruvate synthase, which yields MGYQFIKWFNELTKEDVAMVGGKGANLGELTRAGIRVPPGFCVTADAYQYFVKSTGLQVKIRALLAETDLSDVQQLDENTAKIRQMIVLTSMPTEIKNEIISAYGYLTGSGNAPRVAVRSSATAEDLPEASFAGQQDTYLNILGAKEVVSHVQKCWASLWTARATYYRQTQKFDHFDVYLSAVVQKLVSAAKSGVAFTANPVTGTRDEIMINASWGLGEAVVAGIVTPDDYIIQKDKWEIKEKEVAEKKIMVIRDPAKEVGTITVPVSEHLGNDYVTKQCLSDDEIINLSKECTRIEKHYGSPQDIEWAYDNDDGQFYLLQARPITTLGEERKDNMSEVKKEDLEVLVKGMAASPGIASGKVTIIRNDDISGVKEGDILVTIMTNPDMVPAMSKAAAIVTDEGGRTCHAAIVSRELGVPCIVGCKNATDVLKEGQEVTVDATRGVVYKGKVDLGQNKTETANSAATFPPEIMREIFPVTATKVYMNLGEPSLVEKYKNLPFDGIGLMRVEFIFTNMIKAHPMYLIKTGQQQFMIDKLAEGLTSVAQAIYPRPVVVRMSDFRTNEFRGLKGGEEVEPIENNPMIGWRGVSRYISEEYLEGFRAECKAMRKAREEYGLTNIWAMLPFVRTTWELKQVKAIMEEEGLKQGLNFKLWIMAEVPSVIFMADEFSQLVDGFSIGSNDLTQLILGADRDSGVLDSMGYFDERDPAIKRAIAHLIETAHKYGKTVSICGQGPSIYPEFTEFLVKTGIDSVSVNPDTVIQTRRLVASVEQKVMLELLRGKK from the coding sequence TTGGGGTACCAGTTTATTAAATGGTTTAATGAACTAACCAAAGAAGATGTCGCTATGGTTGGTGGAAAAGGGGCTAATTTAGGTGAACTTACAAGGGCAGGCATTCGAGTACCGCCCGGTTTTTGTGTAACGGCCGATGCATATCAATATTTTGTTAAATCCACTGGTTTACAGGTAAAAATTCGTGCGTTATTGGCAGAAACAGACTTAAGTGATGTTCAACAGTTAGATGAGAATACAGCTAAAATACGCCAAATGATTGTTTTGACTTCTATGCCCACGGAAATTAAGAATGAAATCATCTCCGCTTATGGCTATTTGACCGGTTCCGGCAATGCCCCACGTGTAGCTGTGCGCAGTTCTGCTACTGCAGAAGATTTACCAGAAGCGTCTTTTGCCGGTCAACAAGATACCTATTTAAATATATTAGGGGCTAAAGAAGTAGTTTCTCATGTCCAAAAATGTTGGGCATCACTATGGACAGCCCGAGCAACCTACTACCGTCAAACTCAAAAGTTTGATCATTTTGATGTTTACCTGTCGGCTGTTGTGCAAAAACTGGTTTCTGCCGCTAAATCCGGAGTAGCATTCACCGCAAACCCGGTAACCGGAACCAGAGATGAAATTATGATTAACGCTAGTTGGGGGCTGGGAGAAGCTGTTGTTGCTGGTATAGTAACCCCTGACGATTATATTATACAAAAAGATAAATGGGAAATAAAAGAAAAAGAAGTTGCTGAAAAAAAGATCATGGTAATAAGGGACCCAGCCAAAGAAGTAGGAACCATCACGGTACCGGTCAGTGAACATTTAGGAAATGATTATGTTACCAAACAATGCCTGTCCGATGATGAAATTATCAACCTGTCCAAAGAGTGTACCCGTATAGAAAAGCATTACGGTTCTCCACAGGATATAGAGTGGGCTTACGATAATGATGACGGGCAGTTCTATCTGTTACAGGCTCGCCCGATAACCACTTTAGGAGAGGAGAGAAAAGATAATATGAGCGAGGTAAAAAAAGAAGACCTGGAAGTATTAGTCAAAGGCATGGCTGCATCTCCTGGCATAGCTTCCGGAAAAGTAACGATCATTCGTAATGATGATATCTCCGGTGTTAAAGAAGGGGATATTCTGGTGACGATTATGACGAACCCTGATATGGTTCCAGCCATGAGTAAAGCTGCTGCTATCGTGACAGACGAAGGGGGTCGAACCTGTCACGCAGCTATTGTATCCCGTGAGTTGGGAGTGCCTTGTATTGTTGGCTGCAAAAATGCTACAGATGTTCTTAAAGAAGGCCAGGAAGTTACCGTTGATGCTACAAGGGGTGTCGTGTACAAAGGTAAAGTAGATCTCGGGCAGAATAAGACAGAAACAGCTAACAGTGCTGCTACCTTCCCTCCGGAAATCATGCGGGAAATATTCCCGGTTACTGCAACCAAAGTATATATGAATCTGGGAGAGCCGTCTTTGGTAGAGAAGTATAAGAATTTACCCTTCGATGGTATTGGTCTAATGAGGGTGGAATTTATTTTTACGAATATGATTAAGGCTCACCCCATGTATCTGATTAAAACTGGCCAGCAACAGTTTATGATTGATAAACTGGCCGAAGGATTAACTAGCGTGGCCCAGGCCATATACCCACGTCCAGTTGTGGTAAGAATGAGTGATTTTAGAACAAATGAATTTCGTGGTCTAAAGGGCGGCGAAGAAGTTGAACCTATTGAGAATAATCCGATGATTGGTTGGCGCGGAGTTTCCCGTTATATTTCTGAAGAATACTTAGAAGGTTTTCGTGCAGAATGCAAGGCCATGCGTAAAGCACGGGAAGAGTATGGCTTAACCAATATTTGGGCGATGTTACCCTTTGTCCGTACCACCTGGGAATTAAAACAGGTTAAGGCTATCATGGAGGAAGAGGGCCTCAAACAAGGCCTGAATTTTAAACTTTGGATTATGGCGGAAGTGCCTTCGGTAATATTTATGGCTGATGAGTTTAGTCAATTAGTTGATGGGTTTAGTATTGGTAGCAACGATTTAACCCAATTAATACTTGGTGCAGACCGTGACTCTGGGGTTCTGGATAGCATGGGCTATTTCGATGAGCGTGACCCTGCCATTAAAAGAGCCATTGCCCATTTAATAGAAACCGCTCATAAATACGGCAAAACGGTTTCCATTTGCGGACAGGGTCCATCAATTTATCCGGAATTCACTGAATTTTTGGTTAAAACAGGTATTGACAGTGTTAGTGTAAACCCAGATACGGTCATTCAAACCCGCCGTTTGGTGGCTTCTGTAGAACAGAAAGTAATGTTGGAATTACTTAGGGGCAAAAAATAA
- a CDS encoding type II toxin-antitoxin system RelE/ParE family toxin — protein MDRENKRYTVVISDEAKQMLVSHAQFLAQVSEHAAIRLIEDFQVRAKSLEQFPERNPWLVDQLIPSRKYRKLLLEKRYLLVYQIKENTVYVDAVVDTRQDYGWLL, from the coding sequence ATGGACAGAGAAAATAAACGGTACACCGTAGTTATTTCCGATGAGGCCAAGCAAATGCTGGTATCACACGCACAGTTTCTGGCACAGGTTAGTGAGCATGCAGCCATACGGTTAATTGAAGACTTTCAGGTAAGGGCAAAGTCATTGGAACAGTTCCCGGAAAGAAATCCATGGCTGGTTGACCAGTTGATTCCGTCAAGAAAATACCGAAAACTCTTATTGGAGAAAAGGTATCTATTGGTCTATCAGATCAAGGAAAACACCGTATATGTGGACGCGGTTGTCGATACACGCCAAGATTATGGCTGGTTATTGTAG
- a CDS encoding type II toxin-antitoxin system prevent-host-death family antitoxin gives MNIKPSAAIRKNYNEISELCKRSGEPVYLTKNGEGDLVVMDIETFARRESMLRLRESLVAAEEARLNGKPGYSIDEVSAIMKVAVREVLDGQRK, from the coding sequence ATGAATATCAAACCGTCCGCAGCAATCCGCAAAAACTATAATGAGATTTCCGAATTGTGCAAGCGGTCAGGAGAACCGGTTTATCTTACGAAAAACGGAGAAGGGGATCTTGTGGTCATGGATATAGAAACTTTTGCAAGAAGGGAAAGTATGCTTCGGCTACGGGAAAGTCTGGTTGCTGCAGAAGAAGCCAGGCTGAATGGAAAACCAGGTTATTCCATTGACGAGGTCTCTGCTATAATGAAAGTAGCAGTCCGAGAGGTGCTAGATGGACAGAGAAAATAA
- the ppdK gene encoding pyruvate, phosphate dikinase: MATQKYVYAFSEGRADMKSLLGGKGANLAEMTNIGLPVPPGFTITTEACKEFYIAGRKFPEGLEQELETKVDWLEQTLNKKFGDPNGPLLVSVRSGAVISMPGMMDTVLNLGLNDQTVIGLATSSGNARWAYDCYRRFIQMFGNVVLDIEHHKFEGILEEQKHKRNVQFDNQLTSEDWQEVIGKYKAIVQKETGREFPQDPKEQLHKAIFAVFNSWENDRAIVYRKIHKISDDLGTAVNVQAMVFGNMGDDCGTGVAFTRNPSTGEKLLYGEFLTNAQGEDVVAGIRTPQPIAKLADEMPDVYQQFARTCTLLENHYKDMQDIEFTIERNKLWMLQTRNGKRTAQAAIRIAVEMVEEGIIDKEMAINRVDPNQLDQLLHRRIDPNAKLEVVAKGLPASPGSASGAVVFNADLAEKLNKQGQKVILVGTETTPDDIHGMVAAQGILTSRGGMTSHAAVVARGMGKPCVCGCEAIRIDSENKQFFVGNITVKNGDIVSIDGSTGDVILGEVPMIEPDLSAEFLKLLQWADNIRTLEVRANADTPEDAAKAREFGAQGIGLTRTEHMFMALDRLPIVQEMILANDIEERAAALAKLLPMQEGDFYGILKAMEGLPVCIRLLDPPLHEFLPNAEELAVEITQLKLTNGEPAKIQQKEDLLRKVRSLSEFNPMLGHRGCRLGITWPEVYAMQARAIFQATARLVKEDCKIDPEVEIPLVIELKELAYLRKLVEDVAEEVKKETGVDFHYSVGTMIEIPRAALLADEIASQAEFFSFGTNDLTQTTLGFSRDDAEGKFMQPYIEKKILNDNPFIVLDRKGVGKLMQWTVENARRVKPDLLIGICGEHGGEPSSVEFCHMIGLNYVSCSPYRVPIARLAAAQAAVINKDQSK; this comes from the coding sequence TTGGCAACCCAAAAATACGTGTATGCTTTTTCCGAGGGAAGAGCAGATATGAAAAGCCTGTTAGGCGGTAAAGGCGCCAACCTGGCAGAGATGACCAACATTGGTCTTCCGGTGCCCCCTGGTTTTACCATTACCACCGAGGCTTGTAAAGAGTTTTACATAGCCGGACGTAAATTCCCCGAGGGACTTGAGCAGGAACTAGAAACAAAGGTAGACTGGTTAGAGCAAACCCTGAATAAAAAATTTGGTGATCCCAATGGTCCCCTTCTGGTGTCTGTACGTTCTGGTGCAGTTATATCCATGCCTGGTATGATGGATACGGTTTTAAACCTAGGACTTAATGACCAAACTGTCATTGGTTTGGCTACCAGCAGTGGCAATGCTCGCTGGGCTTATGATTGCTATCGTCGCTTTATACAAATGTTTGGTAATGTGGTGCTAGACATCGAACATCATAAGTTTGAAGGCATCTTAGAAGAGCAAAAGCATAAAAGAAATGTTCAGTTTGACAATCAGTTGACTTCCGAAGACTGGCAGGAAGTTATAGGAAAATATAAAGCTATTGTTCAGAAAGAAACCGGTCGTGAATTTCCTCAGGATCCTAAGGAACAGCTACACAAAGCCATTTTTGCTGTCTTTAATTCCTGGGAAAATGACCGTGCCATCGTGTATCGTAAAATTCATAAAATCTCCGATGACCTGGGTACAGCAGTAAACGTACAGGCAATGGTATTTGGCAACATGGGGGATGATTGTGGTACCGGTGTAGCCTTTACCCGCAATCCTTCCACAGGCGAAAAACTACTCTATGGTGAGTTTTTAACCAATGCCCAGGGTGAAGATGTAGTGGCTGGTATTCGTACGCCTCAGCCCATTGCAAAACTGGCCGATGAAATGCCAGATGTTTACCAACAGTTTGCCCGTACTTGTACTTTATTGGAAAACCACTATAAAGATATGCAGGATATTGAATTTACCATTGAACGCAACAAGTTATGGATGCTGCAGACCCGTAACGGCAAGCGTACTGCCCAGGCTGCCATTCGCATTGCGGTGGAAATGGTAGAAGAGGGTATCATTGATAAAGAAATGGCCATCAACCGTGTTGATCCCAATCAGTTAGACCAACTGTTACACCGTCGCATTGACCCCAACGCTAAATTAGAAGTTGTAGCCAAAGGTCTGCCGGCATCCCCTGGTTCCGCATCTGGTGCTGTGGTCTTTAATGCTGATCTGGCTGAAAAATTAAACAAACAGGGACAAAAAGTGATCTTAGTGGGTACTGAAACCACTCCCGACGACATCCATGGTATGGTGGCTGCTCAGGGTATTCTAACTTCCAGGGGCGGCATGACCAGCCACGCTGCTGTGGTGGCCCGTGGTATGGGTAAACCCTGTGTGTGTGGTTGCGAAGCCATTCGCATTGACTCTGAAAATAAACAGTTTTTTGTAGGCAATATTACCGTTAAAAATGGGGACATTGTATCCATTGATGGTTCCACCGGTGATGTTATCCTGGGTGAAGTGCCCATGATTGAGCCGGATCTATCGGCGGAATTCTTGAAATTGTTGCAATGGGCTGACAACATCCGTACTTTGGAAGTACGCGCCAATGCCGATACCCCGGAAGATGCTGCAAAGGCTCGGGAATTCGGTGCCCAAGGTATTGGTTTAACCAGAACTGAGCATATGTTTATGGCATTGGACCGTTTACCCATTGTGCAAGAAATGATTTTAGCCAATGATATTGAGGAGCGTGCAGCAGCACTGGCTAAATTACTGCCGATGCAAGAAGGGGACTTCTACGGTATCCTGAAGGCCATGGAAGGCCTGCCGGTATGTATTCGACTATTAGACCCCCCGTTGCATGAATTCTTGCCCAATGCAGAAGAACTGGCTGTGGAAATTACTCAGTTGAAGTTGACCAACGGTGAACCGGCTAAAATACAGCAAAAGGAAGATTTGTTACGTAAAGTACGTTCCTTGTCTGAATTTAACCCCATGCTGGGCCATCGGGGTTGCCGTCTAGGTATTACCTGGCCGGAAGTATACGCCATGCAGGCCAGAGCCATCTTCCAAGCAACTGCTCGTCTGGTGAAAGAAGATTGCAAGATAGATCCAGAAGTTGAAATTCCTTTGGTTATTGAACTAAAAGAATTAGCATACCTGCGTAAATTGGTGGAAGATGTTGCTGAGGAAGTTAAGAAGGAAACCGGTGTGGACTTCCATTATAGTGTGGGAACCATGATTGAAATTCCCAGGGCAGCTTTACTGGCCGATGAAATTGCTAGCCAGGCAGAATTCTTCTCCTTCGGTACGAATGACTTGACTCAAACCACCCTGGGCTTTTCCAGAGATGACGCAGAGGGCAAATTTATGCAGCCCTATATTGAAAAGAAAATCCTTAACGATAACCCCTTCATTGTATTAGATCGTAAGGGTGTTGGTAAGCTTATGCAGTGGACTGTGGAAAATGCCCGTCGGGTGAAACCAGATCTGCTCATTGGTATCTGCGGTGAGCACGGCGGCGAACCCAGCTCTGTGGAGTTTTGCCACATGATTGGGTTGAACTATGTAAGCTGCTCCCCCTACCGGGTACCCATTGCACGGTTGGCAGCCGCCCAGGCGGCTGTAATCAACAAAGACCAATCGAAGTAA
- a CDS encoding pyruvate, water dikinase regulatory protein — translation MAKGLEEGFTIIAPKDDHPVVYIVSDSIGETAELVAKAAVSQFNGGNVEIRRVPYVNDPQDIVDIVDEAQGQNCIIAFTLVLPELREVLVREADKHNIPTVDIMGPFLDALTLITAAPPKLEPGLVRKLDEEYFRKVEAIEFAVKYDDGKDPRGIQRADLVILGVSRTSKTPLSMYLAHKRIKAANVPLVPEVAPPQEIFSLSSHKVIGLTIKPQQLNVIRTERLKTLGLTSNADYASHERILKELDYAESIMKRVGCPVIDVTNKAVEETASKVLEIYYRGERYR, via the coding sequence TTGGCGAAGGGTCTTGAGGAGGGGTTTACCATTATAGCACCTAAAGACGATCATCCTGTAGTTTATATTGTATCGGATTCCATTGGCGAAACAGCGGAACTGGTTGCGAAAGCGGCGGTTAGCCAATTTAACGGCGGTAACGTTGAAATACGACGGGTTCCCTATGTAAATGACCCTCAGGATATTGTAGATATTGTTGACGAAGCCCAAGGTCAGAACTGCATCATTGCCTTCACATTAGTGTTACCTGAGCTACGGGAAGTCCTCGTGAGGGAAGCAGACAAACATAATATTCCCACAGTGGATATTATGGGACCATTTTTGGATGCCTTAACCCTAATTACAGCTGCCCCCCCTAAACTTGAACCCGGTCTGGTACGTAAGTTAGATGAGGAATATTTCCGCAAAGTGGAAGCCATTGAATTCGCTGTAAAGTATGACGATGGTAAGGATCCCCGGGGTATTCAAAGGGCAGATCTGGTAATTCTAGGGGTGTCCCGAACTTCTAAGACCCCTTTGAGTATGTATTTGGCTCATAAACGAATTAAGGCTGCCAATGTTCCACTGGTGCCTGAAGTAGCACCTCCTCAGGAAATCTTTAGCCTGTCATCTCATAAAGTGATTGGTTTAACCATTAAGCCCCAACAATTAAATGTGATTCGCACTGAACGCTTAAAAACCCTGGGGCTTACATCCAATGCTGACTACGCCAGCCATGAACGCATTTTAAAAGAATTGGACTATGCCGAGTCCATTATGAAACGGGTTGGTTGCCCGGTAATTGATGTAACCAATAAAGCGGTGGAAGAAACTGCCAGCAAGGTACTGGAGATATATTACCGAGGCGAACGGTACAGGTAG
- a CDS encoding helix-turn-helix transcriptional regulator, which yields MELSKRQETIIEIVKNDGPITGEQIAERLNLTRATLRPDLSILTMAGFLEARPRVGYYYNGKTADRILAEKITRLQVGEVKSVPTVVSESCSVYDAVVTMFIEDVGTLYIVREGGLLEGVVSRKDLLKTTLGGQDIHKLPLGVIMTRMPNIHMVQENDSVWLAAHKLLTHEIDSLPVVRTIQGSRGKDYEVIGRFSKTNVTRLFVEFGEGS from the coding sequence ATGGAACTTTCCAAAAGGCAGGAAACCATAATTGAGATTGTCAAAAATGATGGTCCCATCACCGGTGAGCAAATTGCAGAGCGCCTCAACCTGACAAGGGCAACTTTAAGACCTGATTTATCCATCTTGACAATGGCAGGGTTCCTTGAGGCTCGACCGAGGGTAGGCTATTATTATAATGGTAAAACTGCAGACAGGATACTGGCGGAGAAAATTACCCGGCTACAAGTAGGTGAGGTTAAATCTGTGCCAACTGTGGTATCAGAAAGCTGTTCGGTATACGATGCAGTAGTTACCATGTTTATCGAAGATGTGGGTACATTGTATATTGTACGAGAAGGTGGTTTGTTAGAAGGTGTTGTTTCTCGCAAAGATCTACTAAAGACCACCCTTGGTGGTCAGGATATTCATAAACTGCCTTTGGGTGTCATTATGACACGTATGCCCAATATTCATATGGTGCAGGAGAATGATTCGGTTTGGTTGGCAGCCCATAAACTTCTAACCCATGAAATCGATTCTCTACCAGTGGTCAGGACTATACAAGGTTCCCGCGGAAAAGATTACGAAGTCATTGGCAGATTTTCTAAGACAAACGTTACCCGGCTCTTTGTTGAATTTGGCGAAGGGTCTTGA